ATCCTCGGAGAAATGCAAAACCTCACCAGCCACCGGACGCATGCGCGGCAGCTTAGCCAGCGGCGGCGTTGGGGTGCGCGGGAATTACGGGTTGAGGCCGCAGTGGTTGCGCAGCCACGGCATCGGGTTGATCGCCTCGCCGCCGTCCGGGTGGACCTCGAAGTGCAGGTGCGGGCCGGTGGTGTTACCGGTCATCCCGATCGCACCGACCTGGTCACCGGCGTACACGGTCTCGCCGACCTCGACGCTGAACTTCGACATGTGGTTGTACCAGGTGACGGTGCCGTCCTCGTGCCGGACCTGGACCTGACGGCCGTACGGGCCGGCCCAGTCGGCGAAGATCACGACGCCCTTCATCACGGCGCCGATCCGGGTGCCCATCGGGGCGGCGAAGTCGGTGCCGGTGTGGTTGCGGGCCCAGCGGGTGCCGCCCTGCCCGAACGTCGCGGTGATGTGGTAGCCGGAGACCATCAGCTCGCAGCGGGTGGCGGACTCGCGGGCCTTCTGCTCGGCGGCTTCCTGCTTCGCCTTCGCGGTGGCCAGGGCGCTCGCGCGCTTCGCGGTGAGGGCCTGGGTGGCGTTCAGCTTCGCGGCGCGGGCCTGGGCCAGCTTCGCGGCGGCGGACTGCTTCTTGGTGGTCGTCGTGTCGGCCAGCTGGACCCGGGAGGAGTCACGGGTGGCGAGCTGGCGCGCCTGGATGCGTGCGGTGGTGATCCCCGACAGTTGCTGCCCGCTGTCCAGGCTGAGGGCGGCGAGGTTCACCGCGGAGTTCGCCTGGGTCGGTGACGCCAGCGTGCTGTGGCTGAAGCCGACAGCTCCGGCTGCCGCGGCGAGCGCAGCGGTCAAACCGACGATCTGGGAGCTGGTGGGGGTATTACGCCTGGCGACGCGATGCTTGGCACTGTGACGTCCTGCGCCGGGTTTGCGCGCAGCGTTGCCGGGCGTGACGCGGTCTCCCGCGGCACGGTGCTGGGACACAACGTGGCCTTTCGGTCACAGGGGAGGGGCTTGGGGAGAGCGAGGGGGAAGCTCTCTCCTCCTCTCGGGGGGTTTATTCCCCGGGAGGACTCACAGACCATAACGGAAGGGTCACGGGGTGACAAACCCCGCCACCCACTTTTCCGCACGTCCTTCACGAAACCTTTGCATGAGCCGCTGCACGTGCATCCGCCCGAATCGCCCAGAAGGCTTCCTGGTCAGGCAGTTCTGGGCTCTTCGTCCAGGTGGGCCAGTACGCCGGTGATGCGGTGTACGACCTCGCCGTGGAACGGCAAGGACAGGTGGCCCACGCCGTGGACCCGGACATTGGTCGCGACCAGGTCGGGGTGCCTGATCCGGGCCCGCCGCTGCGGCACGATCAACTGGTCGACGTCGCTGTAGAACGCGACGAACCGGGTCCGGCAGTCTGGCGCCGGCTCGTCCAGCTCCGCCATCAGGTCGCTGTCCGGCCGGACCTGCTTCACCAGCGGCCACGGCAGCAGCTTGGCCGCCGCCGTGCCCTGGTGCGGCGTCCCCAGCGTCACGCAGGTGTGCACGCGTGCGTCGCCGCCGAGGCGCTGGATGTAGTACCGAGCGATCAGCCCGCCGAGGCTGTGCCCGATCACGTGGATCTGGTCGGATCCGGACGCCTCGCAGATCGCTTCGATCTCACGGCCCATCCGCTCGGCCGTACGACGTACGTCCAGCGTCAGGGGTGAGTACGAGAACGTGTGGATGCTGCTGAATCCTCGTCGCACCAGATGCCGGCGCATCATCGCGAAGACCGTGTGGTTGTCGATGATCCCGTGCGCGAGCAGGATCGGCGTACCGGCCGCCCGGATGTCGCTGACCAGCAGGCCGCGCTGGGCCGGGCCGAGGCCGGTCAGGTTCAGCCGCGCGGGGAGCGCGGGAGAATTGCTGACCAGGCCGAGTGGGTACATCGCCAGGTGCGTGGTCAGCCAGCCGAGCTCGACCGCCGCGCCGTGCAGCACGGTGGGCGAGAGTGCGGAGCGGGCGCCGTACGCGAGTCCGTCCAGTGCGCCGCGGACCTCGTCCTGCCAGGAGCCCATGCGCGCCTCCTCACCAAACCAGACCCCCCGGTGGTCCGATCACTTTCAACGGTAACCGGTTCCCGTTCGGCGTGTGGGGGAACACACGCCGTCGTGTCTTATCCGTGAGGAACGCAGCGGTTAGCCTGCCCACATGTCTGCTACGAGCCCGTTGCGCGTTGTCGTCGCCAAGCCCGGTCTGGACGGTCATGACCGTGGCGCCAAGGTCGTCGCCCGTGCCCTGCGGGACGCCGGCATGGAGGTCATCTACACCGGGCTGCACCAGACCCCGGAGCAGATCGTCGAGACCGCGATCGCCGAGGACGCCGACGCGATCGGGCTGTCGGTGCTGTCCGGCGCGCACATGACGCTGTTCAAGCGGGTCCGCGAACTGCTGACCGAGCGGGACGCCGAGGACATCGTGGTGTTCGGCGGCGGCATCATCCCGGACGCCGACCTGCAGCCGCTGGCCGAACTCGGCGTCCACAAGATCTTCACCCCGGGTGCGACGACCACCGAGATCGTCGAGTGGGTGCGCGGCAACGTCGGCGACGCGTCGGCCTCCCCGGCCTGAGGGCCTGACGGAGTCGCGAATCCGCTCCGGAGCGTGATGACGACTGCCTGGAGTCGTTCTGAACGGTCCTGCCCGGTTCAGTCAGGTTACTAATCGGTAATACCGAATCGTTAAGAAATACCCGGTTGTGCGGGCTTCCCAAACGCGGTCGCATACAGCCATGCGGCTGTCCGGTTCAGAGACCGCCGAGACGGAACATGTGTGTGGCTCAGAACACATCGCCCCCGATCTCGGTTACTGTCCGGACATGGCGGATCGCAGCGTGGTGGGGGATTGCGATCGGCCGCCGCAGGACCAAGCGACGTCCCATCGGGAGAGGGCAGGTAAACGATGAGGTTTGAACGATCACACGCACGCAGGACGGCATTTGTTGCCGTCGCAAGCAGCTTTGCGCTGCTCGCCACCGCGTGTGGTGGTGGCGACGACGGAAGCAGCGGTAGCGGGGGCAGCTCGGCCGCAGCGCTCGAGGGCCGGGGACCGATCACCCTTGCCAGTGGCAAGGACACGTCCGGAAACCTGCAGAACCAGCTCAATGCCTGGAATGCGTCGCACCCGAACGAGAAGGTGGAGCTCAAGGAGCTCCCCGAGGACGCCAACGCGCAGCGGCAGCAGATGATCCAGAACGCGCAGGCCCAGTCCGACGCGTTCACCGTGCTGTCGATGGACGTTGTCTGGACGTCGGAGTTCGCGGCGAACCAGTGGGTCACCCAGATCCCCGAGGACAAGGTCCCCGACCTGGGCAAGTTGATCCCGGCAACGGTGGAGACGGCGAAGTACCGCGACAAGCTGTACGGCGTGCCGGTGACCTCCGACGGCGGCCTGCTCTACTACCGCAAGGACCTGCTGACCAAGGCCGGTATCGCGGACGCTCCGAAGACCTGGGACGAGATGCTCGCCGCCTGCCAGAAGGTGGCCGCGCTGCCCGAGGCCAAGGGCATGAGCTGCTACGCGGGCCAGTACGAGAAGTACGAGGGCCTGACCGTCAACTTCGCCGAGGCGATCAACTCGGCCGGCGGCGTGATCGTCGACAAGGACGGCAAGCCGAACGTCAACACCCCGGAGGCCAAGGCCGGTCTCGAGGAACTGGTGAACGGCTTCAAGGCCGGCGCCATCCCGAAGGCCGCGATCACCTACAAGGAAGAGGAAGGCCGCCGCGCCTTCCAGGAAGGCAAGCTGCTCTTCCACCGCAACTGGCCGTACGTGTACGCGCTGGCGAACAAGACCGACGGCTCCTCGAAGGTGGCCGGTAAGTTCGGGGTCGCACCGCTGCCGGGCAAGACCGGTCCGGGCGTCTCCTCGCTCGGTGGCCACGACTACGCGATCAACTCGTTCGCCAAGAACAAGGCGACCGCGCTCGACTTCATCAACTTCATGGCGAGCGAAGAGCGCCAGAAGGCGAACATCGAGAAGACGTCGCAGGCGCCGAGCTGGGCCTCGCTGTACGACGACCCGGCGCTGACCAAGCAGTTCCCGTACCTGACGCCGCTGAAGGCCTCCATCCTCGGTGCGCAGCCGCGGCCGCGGGTGGTCAAGTACGGCGACGTGACGGCCGCCATCCAGGCGGCGGCGTACGACGCGCTGAAGCCGGGCTCGACGGTGACGCCGGACAAGGCATTGGCCGACCTGCAGACCAAGCTGCAGACGCTCATCACGAACTGACCGTCGTGCCGGGGCCGGTGGGTGGTGATGTCCTGACCACGCACCGGCCCCGGCCAGTCCCTGCCCGGGTTTCGCCCGGGAAACTAAGGAGGCACAGGTGACTGCAACCGCGCCGGTCACGGAACGACCGGCCAAGAAACCGAAGCGGGAGCAACGGTTCGACGAGGGCACCGGCCGGCTGGCCGCGACGCTGCTCTCCCCGACGCTGCTCGTGCTCGCCGTGGTGGTGCTGTTCCCGATCATCTCGGCACTGCGTGAATCGCTGTTCCAGAGCGGTCAGCGGCTCGACGAGAACGGCTTCATCGTCAAGGGCTCGACGTTCGTCGGGCTCGACAACTATCTGGACATCTTCCGCGGCGAGACCGGCGACCGGTTCTGGAACGCGTTCTACAACACGACGTTCTTCACCGTGGTGTGTGTCGTCCTGGAGACGGTCCTCGGCGTCGCGATGGCGCTGATCATGGCCAAGGCGTTCAAGGGGCGGGGCCTCGTCCGGGCCAGCATCCTGGTCCCGTGGGCGATCCCGACCGTCATCTCGGCGCTGCTCTGGAAGTGGATCTTCCAGGCCGACGGCATCGCCAACACCCTGATCGGTTCCCAGGTGCTGTGGTCGACGGAGGGCTGGCAGTCGAAGCTCTCGGTGGTGATCGCGGACACCTGGAAGACCGCACCGTTCATCGGCCTCCTGGTCCTGGCCGGGCTGCAGACCATCCCGGCCGAGGTCTACGAGGCCGCGAAGGTGGATGGAGCCAACGCCTGGAAGACGTTCACCCGGATCACGCTGCCGTTGGTGAAGCCGGCGCTGCTGGTGGCAGTGCTGTTCCGGATCCTCGACACGCTGCGGATCTTCGACCTGCCGTTCGTCCTGGTCGGCCAGCACAAGAACTCGGTCGAGACGCTGTCGATGCTGGCCTACGACGAAGCTTCCAATACCAGATTCGGGCCGGCGGCGGCCTATGCGACGGTGCTGTTCCTGTACGTCGCCGTGGTCGCCTACCTGTTCGTGAAGATCCTCGGCGCCGATGTCATCGGCGAGGCCCGGGTCAAGAAGCCGGGCGGCGGTAACGGCAAGCGGTGGAACAAGAAGAACGCGGTCCAGGACACGACCAACGCCTCGGTCGGTGCTGTGGCATCCGGTGGAGGTGGATTCTGATGGCAACGGCAACTGCACCCGCCGGTGGCGGCAAGCTCAAGACGGCCGAGACCAGCGCGCTGCGTCGGTACGCGCCGCTGATCGGCGTCGTGGTCATCGTCCTGTACTGCTTGCTGCCGTTCTACTGGATGGTGGTGTCGGCGTTCCGCCGGCCGTCCGACCAGTTCTCGAACGACATCATCCCGGCGCCGTTCTCGATCCAGAACTTCAAGGACGTGTTCGCCGGTGCCAACGGCTTCGGCCGGGGTCTGCTGAACAGCCTGATCGTGGCCGGGACGGTGACGATCCTGACGCTGATCATCGGCATGATCGCGGCGTACACGCTGGCGCGGCTGGACTTCAAGTTCAAGAACGTCGTACTGGCGATCATCATCACCACGTCGATGTTCCCGGGCATCTCGCTCGTGGTGCCGCTGCTGAAGCTGTTCGTCGACATCAAGTGGATCAACACCTACCAGGCGATGATCGTGCCGAGCCTGTCGTTCGCGCTGCCACTGGCGGTGTGGAACCTGACCTCGTTCTTCCGGCAGATGCCGCAGGAGCTGGAGCAGGCGGCGATGGTGGACGGCTGTACGCCGGCCCAGGCGTTCCGCAAGGTCATCATCCCGCTGGCGGCGCCCGGTGTGTTCACCACCGCCATCATCACGTTCATCGCGGCCTGGAACGAGTTCCTGATCGCGCTGAGCATGACCAACAAGAAGTCGATCCAGACGGCGAACGTGATCGTCTCGCAGTTCACCGGTACGACGGGACGCGACCAACCGTTCGGCAGCCAGATGGCCGCCGGTGTGGTGGTCACGATCCCGCTCGTGATCGCTGTACTGCTGTTCCAGCGCCGTATCGTCGCCGGCCTCACGGCAGGTGGCGTGAAATGAGTTGGCGGGACCGGCGGGACCGAGAAGATCGGGACCGCCGGGACCGGGAGGAACGGGACCGCCGGGACCGGGAGGACCGCGACCGCCGGGACCGAGAGGATCGGGACCGTCGCGATCGGGACGACCGCGACCGCCTACGGAACCGCTGAAACAAGAAACGGCCGGAGCCAACGCTCCGGCCGTTTCTCTTGCGTCAGACCTGGAGCCAGACGGTGGTGTCCACCGGGAGCTCGCCGTTCGGCAGGGGCTCGCTGCTCAGCAGGATCTTCTCGTGAGCGGGCAGGGCGATCGGGCCGTCGCTGACGTTCACGACGCAGCGGAAGCCGGGGTCGCGGGTGAACGAGAGGATGCCGTCGGCGGCGTCCGGGTCCCAGACGAGGCGACCTTCTCCGAGGGCCGGGTGTTCGCGACGGATCTTGAGAGCCGCCTTGTAGAGACTGAGGTGGCTATCGGGGTCTCCGGCCTGGGCCTCGGCGGTCAGACCGGCCCAGTCGGACGGCTGCGGCAGCCACGGCTGCGCGGTGCCGGCGCCAAAGCCGTACGGCGGCTCGGAGCCGGACCACGGGATCGGGACCCGGCAGCCGTCGCGCCCGCGGACCGTGTGACCCGAGCGCTCCCAGGTCGGGTCGTCGAGCACGTCCTCAGGCAGGTCCTCGACCTCGGGCAGCCCGAGCTCGTCACCCTGGTAGATGTACGCGCCACCGGGCAGCGCCAGTTCCAGCAGCGCGGCGGCCCGTGCCCGGCGCCGCCCGAGCTCCAGATCCGTCGGTACGACGCCTGCGCCTTCCAGAGCGTCCTTCCGATCGCGGCCGTACCGCGTGCGGTGCCGGATCGTGTCGTGGTTGCTCAGCACCCACGTCGCCGGCGCGCCGACCGCCCACAGGTTGTCGGTGGTGTGGTCGATGACCTCACGCAGCTCCTTCGCGTCCCACGCCGCGCGCAGGGCGTCGAAGTTGAAGGCGGAGTGCAGCTCGTTCGGCCGGACGTACTGCGCCAGCCGCTCGGCCGGCGACAACCACGCCTCCGCCACGAAGACCCGGGGCCCTTGCGGCGTATCGGCGTACTCGTCGGCGATCGCGCGCCAGCGCTGGTGGATGGTGTGCACCCCGGGCTGGTCGTAGAACGGGTTCCCGACGTACTTCTCCCGCGTCGGCTCCCCGTTGTGCAGCGGTACGTCGGGCAACGCCGGGTCCTTCGCCATCGAGTCGGCGACATCGATCCGGAACCCGTCGACACCGCGGTCGAACCAGAACCGCAGGATCGCGTCGAACTCCTCGATCACCTTCGGGTTGTCCCAGTTCCAGTCCGGCTGGGAGATGTCGAAGAGGTGCAGGTACCACTGGCCGTCCCCTGAATCATCACTGATCTGCTGCCAGGCGCCGCCGCCGAACGCGGCCGGCCAGTTGGTCGGCGGCAGGCCGTCCTCGGAGTCCCGGAACCAGAACAGGTCCCGCTCCGGAGAGCCCTTGCCCGCCGCCAGCGCGGCCTTGAACCACGGGTGGTCCCACGAGCAGTGGTTCGGCACCAGGTCGATCAGGATCCGCAGGCCGAGCGCGTGCGCCTCGGTGATCAGCGCGTCCGCGTCCGCGAGGGTGCCGAACTCCGGGTTGATGTCGCGGTAGTCGGCGACGTCGTACCCGCCGTCGAGCAGCGGGGACGGGTACCACGGGCTGATCCAGATCGCGTCGACGCCGAGCTCGGCGAGGTACGGCAGCCGGGCGCGGATCCCGTTCACGTCGCCGGTCCCGTCGCCGTCGGCGTCGGCGAACGAGCGCGGGTACACCTGGTAGACGACGGCGCTACGCCACCAGTCGTCAGCTGGTCTGATCTCAGGATCGGTCATGTGATCTAGCCTGACATGGGACCTGGGGGAGGCTGTGACGGTCGTCTCAGCCGGGACCCCGCCTGTTGCTCGCGGCACGAGGGTGGCTACTGTCAGAAGCCCCCGTACAGGCGAGAGAGGGACCACACTCGTGGATCTGATGGAATTCCAGGCGAAGACGGTCTTCGCCAAGCACGGAGTGCGGACGACCGTGGGTGCGGTCGTCACGACTCCGGAGGAAGCCCGCGCGGCGGCCGAGAAGATCGGCGGCCGGGTGGTCGTGAAGGCCCAGGTCAAGACCGGTGGGCGCGGCAAGGCCGGCGGCGTCAAGCTGGCGAGCAGCCCGGACGAGGCCGAGGAGAAGGCCCGCGAGATCCTCGGGCTGGACATCAAGGGTCACGTCGTCAAGATCCTGAACATCGTCCCGGCCGCGGCGATCAGCGAGGAGTACTACTTCTCGTTCCTGATCGACCGGGCCAACCGCAACTACCTCTGCATCGCCTCCGCCGCCGGCGGCATCGAGATCGAGGAGGTCGCGCACACCAACCCGGACGCGGTCGCGCAGATCTCGATCGACCCGGCGACCGGTGTGGACGAGGCGAAGGCCCGCGAGATCGCGGTCGCCGCGAAGTACCCGGCCGACGTGATCGACGCCGTTGTACCGGAGATCGTCAAGCTGTACGACGTGTTCATCGGCGAGGACGCCTCGCTGGTCGAGGTGAACCCGCTGGTCAAGCTCGAGGACGGCAACGTCGAGGCGCTCGACGGCAAGGTCACGCTGGACGAGAACGCGGAGTTCCGGCACCCGGACCACGCCGAGTTCGAGGACGTCTCGGCGGCCGACCCGCTGGAGGCGGCGGCCAAGGCCAAGGGCCTGAACTACGTGAAGCTGGACGGTTCGGTCGGCATCATCGGCAACGGCGCGGGTCTCGTCATGAGCACCCTGGACGTCGTCGCGTACGCCGGCGAGGAGTTCGGCGGCCAGAAGCCCGCCAACTTCCTCGACATCGGTGGTGGCGCTTCGGCCGAGGTGATGGCCAACGGCCTGGAGATCATCATCTCCGACCCGCAGGTGGAGAGCGTGTTCGTGAACGTCTTCGGCGGCATCACCGCCTGTGACGCGGTCGCGAACGGCATCGTGCAGGCGTTCGAGCTGCTGTCGAGCCGCGGCGAGGCCGTCACCAAGCCGCTGGTCGTCCGGCTGGACGGCAACAACGCCGAGGAGGGCCGCCGCATCCTCGACGAGGCCGGCCTGGCCGGTCTGGAGCTGGTCGACACGATGGACGGCGCCGCCAAGCGCGCCGCCGAGCTGGCTGCGAAGTAAGGGATCGCCGAACAATGTCTATCTTCCTGACCAAGGACAGCAAGGTCATCGTCCAGGGCATGACCGGCTCCGAGGGCACCAAGCACACCACCCGGATGCTCGCCTCGGGCACCAACATCGTCGGCGGCGTGAACCCGCGCAAGGCGGGCCAGAGCCAGGACTTCGACGGCAAGGCGGTCGCGGTGTTCGGCACCGTCGCCGACGCGGTCAAGGAGACCGGCGCGAACGTGTCGGTCATCTTCGTCCCGCCGAAGTTCACCAAGGACGCCGTACTGGAGGCCGTCGAGGCCGAGGTGCCGCTGGTCGTGGTGATCACCGAGGGCGTGCCGGTGCACGACACCGCCGCGTTCTTCGCCGCCGCGCAGGCGTCCGGCAAGACCCGGATCATCGGCCCGAACTGCCCCGGCATCATCACCCCGGGCGAGTCGAACGCCGGCATCATCCCGGCCGACATCGCCGGCCAGGGCCGGATCGGTCTGGTGTCGAAGTCGGGCACGCTGACCTACCAGATGATGTACGAGCTGCGGGACTTCGGGTTCTCGACCGCGATCGGGATCGGCGGCGACCCGATCATCGGGACCACGCACATCGACGCGCTGCGGGCGTTCCAGGACGACCCGGACACCGACGCGATCGTGATGATCGGTGAGATCGGCGGTGACGCCGAGGAGCGGGCGGCCGCGTTCATCAAGGAGAACGTGACCAAGCCGGTCGTCGGGTACGTCGCGGGCTTCACCGCGCCGGAGGGCAAGACGATGGGCCACGCCGGCGCGATCGTCTCCGGCTCGTCCGGTACGGCGGCCGCGAAGCAGGAGGCCCTCGAGGCCGTCGGTGTGAAGGTCGGCAAGACGCCGTCCGAGACCGCCAACCTGATGCGCGAGATCATGCAGGGCCTGAACAAGTAACTGCCAGGCGTGTGAAGCGGGACCTGCCCCTGACGGGGTGGGTCCCGTTTCTACTTGTAGGCGGCGGAGCGGTCGGCCGCGCGGGCGAGCGTGTCGTTGAACGCCGCGTCGGTGAGGTCCAGCTGCTTCAGCACCGGGAACAGCACGTAGACCGCCCGGTTCCCGGAGCCGGCGATCCCGATCCGGTAGACGAACTTCTTCCCGTCGCCGGTGTCGTACGTCGCCTTCCAGCTCTTGCCCGTGATGGTGTTGGTCTTGACCGTCCCGGTCGACTCGACCTTCGCGTTCGAGACGTTCTTCTCGCAGGCGTCGACGTTCTTCTTGATCTGGCTGACGTAGCTCGCGGCCGCGGTCGGGGTGGCGAATTTGAGGACCGTGTCGTCGAACCCGAACTCGGTCGGCACCTTCGCCTCCGGCGTCACGTACGTGACCGTGCCGTACTTCGCCTTCGACTTCTTGAGGCCGAGCTTCTCGCAGCCGGTGCCGTCGTTGCTTGTCGCGGGGGCGCTCACCCACGGCTTGTCGATCTCGTCCAGCAGCGGCAGGTCGACCGACGCCATGAAGCCCGGGGTGTCTACGTTCGGCAGCAGGGCCGGTTTCGCGATCGGGGCGCCGCTGGCGCAGCCGCCGGTCTGGGCGCAGATCTTCTTTGCCGCCGCGCTCGCGGTGGCCAGCACCAGGTCCGGCCGGGGCGGCGTCGCGGCCATCGTGTCGTGCTCGATGACCATGGTCGCCTGCCCGGCGAGAGTGACCGCGACGGTCTTGTACTTCGTCTTCGCGCCGGGAACCTGCCCGAAGACGGCGATCACGCCGCGGTCGCCGACGCCGGTGGTCACGTAACCGGCCGACAACCGGGTCTGCGGCGTCGTGCACTGGCTGAGCCAGTGGACGACGGTGTTGTAGGTCTTCGCGGCGGTGGCCTTGTCGTTCGACACGTCGACGTACTGGACGGCGGTGTCCTTGGTGGTCGAGTTCTGCAGGGTGCGGACCCAGGTCCGCAGGCCGGACGGGTCGGCGAACCGCTGCGACTGGCAGGCGAACGCGTTGTCCGGGGCCGAGTCGCCGTCCGCCGTCTTGGTGACCGCCCAGGTGCCGGTCGCGCCGAGCGTCTTCGCGCCCGCGGCGTCCAGCAGCGCCTTGTCGTCGGCGAGTACGTCGGAATTGGTCGGCTTGTCGTCCGACGGGCCGTTGCCCGACTTCGCGCCGGGCTCCTTGTCGCCGCCGAACGCGTTCAGCGCGGCGACACCGCCGCCGCCGACCAGCACCACGACCGCGACGCCTGCTGCGATCGTCTGGTTCCGCTTGCGCGCCTTCTGGCGACGCGCCTCCCGGGCAGCGGCGCGACCGCCGCCGCGTGATGCGCGGTGGGAACCGGCCAAAGCTCGTCCTCCTGACTGATTCCACCCGACAGTACCGGGTGAACCCACGCTGCTCCCACTCAGCTACCAACAGGCGAACAGGTGTGAACTGAGCGTGAGCAGGCGGGCTGAAGTCTCCCACATCCGGCGTGTCAGGACGAGTGGCGTCCGTGCCCGGGGAGACGATGGGAGTCAGATGACCGACATGCTGAGCCGCCCGGGCGCGCGGGACGGCGATACGAGCGCTGCGCAGACGTCGGAGATCACCGCCCAGACCAAGCCGTTGGTCGTGGCGGCCGTGATCTCCGCCGGAGCGTGTCTGCTGACCGGCCTGCTCACCTGCGCGGCGGTCGCCGTCGTCGGCTGGCTGGGCGCGACCTTCGGCGGCGCCTCGGGCGCGGTCCGGGCCGGAGCGTCGGCCTGGCTGATCGCGCACAAAGCTGGTGTGACGATCGGCACGGGCAGGATCAGCATCGCGCCGCTCGGCCTGACCCTGTTCTTCGCCTGGTGCCTGTACCGCGGAGGCAAGTCGGCGGCCCGGTCCAGCGCGGCCGACCGGACCCGGGACCTGATCTCGCTGGCCGGAGCGTTCGCGCTCGTCTACGGCCTCGGCGGGCTCGTCGTGGCGTTGCTCACGGCGGAGGGCTCGCTGAAGGTCTCGCCGCTGTCCGCGTTCCTGGGCGCGTTCTCGCTGGCGCTGGTGGCCGGGCTCGCGGGCATCGCGATCGAGTCCGGAGCGGCCGAGGACCTCGCGGACGCCACACCGGCCGGTCTGCGGGACGCCGTAGCCGCCGCGATCGCCGCTGTCCTGACCGTGATCGCGATCGCCTCGCTGCTGTACGGCGTACTGCTCGCGATCCACTTCTCCCGGATCACCGGGATGCTCGAACTCCTGAACGCCGGCGCGATCGGGTCTGTCGTGCTGTTCGCGATCTGCCTGATGCTGATGCCGAACATGGTCCTGTACGTCGTCGCCTTCCTTGCCGGCCCCGGGTTCCAGCTGGGAGTCGGTACGACGATCGCGCCGACCGGCGTGGACGTGGGGAGTCTGCCGGCGCTCCCGCTGCTGGCTGCGGTACCTGCTGACGGCGCGACCCCGTCGTACCTCCTGGTGCTGACGGCCGTGGTGCCGCTGGTCGCCGGTGCGGTCGCAGGGC
This Kribbella sp. NBC_00482 DNA region includes the following protein-coding sequences:
- a CDS encoding M23 family metallopeptidase; the protein is MTAALAAAAGAVGFSHSTLASPTQANSAVNLAALSLDSGQQLSGITTARIQARQLATRDSSRVQLADTTTTKKQSAAAKLAQARAAKLNATQALTAKRASALATAKAKQEAAEQKARESATRCELMVSGYHITATFGQGGTRWARNHTGTDFAAPMGTRIGAVMKGVVIFADWAGPYGRQVQVRHEDGTVTWYNHMSKFSVEVGETVYAGDQVGAIGMTGNTTGPHLHFEVHPDGGEAINPMPWLRNHCGLNP
- a CDS encoding esterase/lipase family protein, with amino-acid sequence MGSWQDEVRGALDGLAYGARSALSPTVLHGAAVELGWLTTHLAMYPLGLVSNSPALPARLNLTGLGPAQRGLLVSDIRAAGTPILLAHGIIDNHTVFAMMRRHLVRRGFSSIHTFSYSPLTLDVRRTAERMGREIEAICEASGSDQIHVIGHSLGGLIARYYIQRLGGDARVHTCVTLGTPHQGTAAAKLLPWPLVKQVRPDSDLMAELDEPAPDCRTRFVAFYSDVDQLIVPQRRARIRHPDLVATNVRVHGVGHLSLPFHGEVVHRITGVLAHLDEEPRTA
- a CDS encoding cobalamin B12-binding domain-containing protein — its product is MSATSPLRVVVAKPGLDGHDRGAKVVARALRDAGMEVIYTGLHQTPEQIVETAIAEDADAIGLSVLSGAHMTLFKRVRELLTERDAEDIVVFGGGIIPDADLQPLAELGVHKIFTPGATTTEIVEWVRGNVGDASASPA
- a CDS encoding ABC transporter substrate-binding protein encodes the protein MRFERSHARRTAFVAVASSFALLATACGGGDDGSSGSGGSSAAALEGRGPITLASGKDTSGNLQNQLNAWNASHPNEKVELKELPEDANAQRQQMIQNAQAQSDAFTVLSMDVVWTSEFAANQWVTQIPEDKVPDLGKLIPATVETAKYRDKLYGVPVTSDGGLLYYRKDLLTKAGIADAPKTWDEMLAACQKVAALPEAKGMSCYAGQYEKYEGLTVNFAEAINSAGGVIVDKDGKPNVNTPEAKAGLEELVNGFKAGAIPKAAITYKEEEGRRAFQEGKLLFHRNWPYVYALANKTDGSSKVAGKFGVAPLPGKTGPGVSSLGGHDYAINSFAKNKATALDFINFMASEERQKANIEKTSQAPSWASLYDDPALTKQFPYLTPLKASILGAQPRPRVVKYGDVTAAIQAAAYDALKPGSTVTPDKALADLQTKLQTLITN
- a CDS encoding carbohydrate ABC transporter permease, whose translation is MTATAPVTERPAKKPKREQRFDEGTGRLAATLLSPTLLVLAVVVLFPIISALRESLFQSGQRLDENGFIVKGSTFVGLDNYLDIFRGETGDRFWNAFYNTTFFTVVCVVLETVLGVAMALIMAKAFKGRGLVRASILVPWAIPTVISALLWKWIFQADGIANTLIGSQVLWSTEGWQSKLSVVIADTWKTAPFIGLLVLAGLQTIPAEVYEAAKVDGANAWKTFTRITLPLVKPALLVAVLFRILDTLRIFDLPFVLVGQHKNSVETLSMLAYDEASNTRFGPAAAYATVLFLYVAVVAYLFVKILGADVIGEARVKKPGGGNGKRWNKKNAVQDTTNASVGAVASGGGGF
- a CDS encoding carbohydrate ABC transporter permease, translating into MLMATATAPAGGGKLKTAETSALRRYAPLIGVVVIVLYCLLPFYWMVVSAFRRPSDQFSNDIIPAPFSIQNFKDVFAGANGFGRGLLNSLIVAGTVTILTLIIGMIAAYTLARLDFKFKNVVLAIIITTSMFPGISLVVPLLKLFVDIKWINTYQAMIVPSLSFALPLAVWNLTSFFRQMPQELEQAAMVDGCTPAQAFRKVIIPLAAPGVFTTAIITFIAAWNEFLIALSMTNKKSIQTANVIVSQFTGTTGRDQPFGSQMAAGVVVTIPLVIAVLLFQRRIVAGLTAGGVK
- a CDS encoding glycoside hydrolase family 13 protein; translated protein: MTDPEIRPADDWWRSAVVYQVYPRSFADADGDGTGDVNGIRARLPYLAELGVDAIWISPWYPSPLLDGGYDVADYRDINPEFGTLADADALITEAHALGLRILIDLVPNHCSWDHPWFKAALAAGKGSPERDLFWFRDSEDGLPPTNWPAAFGGGAWQQISDDSGDGQWYLHLFDISQPDWNWDNPKVIEEFDAILRFWFDRGVDGFRIDVADSMAKDPALPDVPLHNGEPTREKYVGNPFYDQPGVHTIHQRWRAIADEYADTPQGPRVFVAEAWLSPAERLAQYVRPNELHSAFNFDALRAAWDAKELREVIDHTTDNLWAVGAPATWVLSNHDTIRHRTRYGRDRKDALEGAGVVPTDLELGRRRARAAALLELALPGGAYIYQGDELGLPEVEDLPEDVLDDPTWERSGHTVRGRDGCRVPIPWSGSEPPYGFGAGTAQPWLPQPSDWAGLTAEAQAGDPDSHLSLYKAALKIRREHPALGEGRLVWDPDAADGILSFTRDPGFRCVVNVSDGPIALPAHEKILLSSEPLPNGELPVDTTVWLQV
- the sucC gene encoding ADP-forming succinate--CoA ligase subunit beta, with the protein product MDLMEFQAKTVFAKHGVRTTVGAVVTTPEEARAAAEKIGGRVVVKAQVKTGGRGKAGGVKLASSPDEAEEKAREILGLDIKGHVVKILNIVPAAAISEEYYFSFLIDRANRNYLCIASAAGGIEIEEVAHTNPDAVAQISIDPATGVDEAKAREIAVAAKYPADVIDAVVPEIVKLYDVFIGEDASLVEVNPLVKLEDGNVEALDGKVTLDENAEFRHPDHAEFEDVSAADPLEAAAKAKGLNYVKLDGSVGIIGNGAGLVMSTLDVVAYAGEEFGGQKPANFLDIGGGASAEVMANGLEIIISDPQVESVFVNVFGGITACDAVANGIVQAFELLSSRGEAVTKPLVVRLDGNNAEEGRRILDEAGLAGLELVDTMDGAAKRAAELAAK